In Kushneria marisflavi, the following are encoded in one genomic region:
- a CDS encoding LysR family transcriptional regulator: MSIVQEQLFHQLNPRSIHYFSEAIAAGSIRSASDRLDIEPSVISRQIRQLEQCLGLALMERHGRGVRPTEAGELLSDFHRERQASEQSLLGRLAALDGLQRGQIKLSISEGYNEILAGNVMGSFSRRHPAVQITLLLASVNEVVRQVFEGQAHMGVAYSPRLIPGIHAVASVCQPVRLLVRPDHPLARKQRPLSLEDILAWPLALIDHGFGLRQLIDTVEVIEKCNFQATLNSNSLATLKHYVANSDGVTFMAEVAALGDISQQRLVALPIDHPVFMNAETHVLVRSGRPLSPAAAQLLHHILQTPPFSEGRIDTDGLSNIMSRAGH; encoded by the coding sequence ATGTCCATCGTTCAGGAACAGCTGTTTCATCAGCTCAATCCACGCAGCATCCACTATTTCAGTGAGGCTATCGCGGCAGGCTCCATTCGCAGCGCATCCGATCGGCTGGATATCGAGCCTTCCGTCATCAGCCGGCAGATCCGCCAGCTTGAGCAGTGTCTTGGCCTGGCCCTCATGGAGCGTCATGGTCGAGGGGTAAGGCCTACCGAGGCGGGAGAACTGCTGTCCGACTTCCATCGGGAGCGCCAGGCGTCCGAGCAGAGCCTGCTGGGGAGACTGGCCGCGCTGGATGGCCTGCAGCGTGGCCAGATCAAGCTGTCCATCAGCGAAGGATATAACGAGATCCTGGCGGGCAACGTCATGGGCAGCTTCAGTCGTCGTCATCCTGCCGTCCAGATCACGTTATTGCTGGCCAGCGTCAACGAGGTCGTACGCCAGGTCTTTGAAGGGCAGGCCCACATGGGGGTGGCCTACTCGCCCCGCTTGATACCGGGCATTCATGCCGTGGCATCCGTTTGTCAGCCGGTACGACTGCTGGTCAGGCCGGACCATCCACTCGCGCGCAAGCAACGGCCCCTGTCTCTTGAAGATATCCTGGCCTGGCCACTGGCCCTGATCGATCATGGGTTTGGACTGCGTCAATTGATCGACACGGTCGAGGTCATCGAAAAGTGCAACTTTCAGGCCACGCTGAACAGTAACTCACTGGCGACACTCAAGCATTACGTGGCCAATAGCGACGGCGTAACCTTCATGGCCGAAGTCGCGGCACTGGGTGACATCAGTCAACAGCGACTGGTGGCCCTGCCCATCGACCACCCGGTCTTCATGAACGCCGAAACACATGTGCTCGTTCGCAGTGGCCGCCCCCTTTCTCCGGCGGCCGCGCAGCTTTTACACCATATTCTGCAGACACCGCCGTTCAGCGAAGGCCGTATCGATACGGATGGTCTGTCAAATATCATGAGCCGGGCCGGACACTGA
- the epmB gene encoding EF-P beta-lysylation protein EpmB, with amino-acid sequence MQPVQTISLSADGNDSAPDQSWQSQLSGALRDPGALLSAVGLDERWLPGARAGHQAFEVRVPQAYLSRIKKGDPNDPLLRQVLPLGSETQTVAGYVTDPLEEADHTPAAGLIHKYAARVLMIASGACAINCRYCFRRHFPYEDHAASRAQWHKTLDYLRDDASLIEAILSGGDPLVSSDARLSWLVGELDGIPHLKRLRLHTRLPVVIPDRVDDAMLEWLAATRLQKVIVLHINHANEIDDNVIRACDRLKRVGVTLLNQSVLLRGVNDNIEALRALSERLFEAGILPYYLHVLDPVAGAAHFDVPDDEAQRLHDTLRDCLPGFLLPRLVREVPGEKAKTPVQAHHTSSAP; translated from the coding sequence ATGCAGCCTGTGCAGACTATCTCTTTATCCGCTGACGGTAACGACAGCGCTCCCGACCAGAGCTGGCAGTCACAGCTCTCCGGCGCCCTTCGTGATCCCGGAGCACTGTTGAGCGCCGTTGGCCTTGACGAGCGCTGGCTGCCTGGTGCCCGGGCGGGCCATCAGGCCTTTGAGGTGCGTGTGCCCCAAGCCTATCTATCGCGCATTAAAAAGGGCGACCCGAACGACCCTCTACTGCGACAGGTGCTTCCGCTGGGAAGTGAGACGCAAACGGTGGCAGGCTATGTCACCGATCCGCTGGAGGAAGCCGATCACACCCCGGCCGCCGGACTGATCCACAAATACGCTGCACGTGTATTGATGATCGCCAGTGGGGCCTGTGCGATCAACTGCCGCTACTGCTTTCGTCGTCACTTCCCCTACGAGGATCACGCCGCCTCGCGCGCACAGTGGCATAAAACGCTGGACTACCTGCGTGATGACGCGTCATTGATCGAGGCGATCCTTTCCGGCGGCGACCCGCTGGTGTCAAGCGATGCCCGGCTTTCCTGGCTGGTAGGTGAGCTTGATGGCATTCCCCACCTCAAGCGACTTCGGCTGCACACGAGGCTGCCGGTGGTCATTCCCGACCGGGTCGATGACGCCATGCTTGAATGGCTTGCCGCGACACGTCTTCAAAAGGTGATCGTGTTGCACATCAACCATGCCAACGAAATCGATGACAACGTGATCAGGGCCTGTGACCGGCTTAAAAGGGTGGGAGTGACGCTGCTTAACCAGAGCGTACTGCTGCGGGGTGTCAACGACAATATCGAGGCACTCAGAGCGCTGTCCGAGCGCCTGTTCGAGGCCGGCATTCTGCCCTACTACCTTCACGTGCTGGACCCGGTAGCGGGTGCTGCACACTTTGATGTGCCGGATGATGAGGCTCAACGCCTTCACGACACACTAAGGGACTGCCTGCCCGGCTTCCTGCTGCCGCGATTGGTTCGTGAGGTCCCGGGTGAAAAGGCCAAGACACCGGTCCAGGCCCACCACACGTCTTCAGCGCCGTGA
- a CDS encoding 5-carboxymethyl-2-hydroxymuconate Delta-isomerase, which produces MPTLLFHHPRELGDDTLAPLMDALHHCALDSGLFEARAIKVATLPLFHTRQAGEAKPFAMLQVRLFAGRTQEQRQALSTALLATINEHLGGHMSAIVEIVETDRATFSR; this is translated from the coding sequence ATGCCCACACTGCTTTTCCACCATCCTCGGGAGCTCGGTGATGACACGCTTGCCCCGTTGATGGACGCCCTGCATCACTGCGCGCTGGATTCAGGGCTCTTTGAAGCACGCGCGATCAAGGTCGCCACGCTTCCCCTGTTTCACACGCGTCAGGCCGGCGAGGCAAAACCCTTTGCCATGCTGCAGGTGCGTCTGTTTGCCGGGCGAACGCAGGAGCAGCGCCAGGCGCTTTCAACCGCTCTGCTGGCCACCATCAATGAGCATTTAGGCGGGCACATGAGCGCCATTGTCGAGATAGTGGAAACCGATCGCGCTACCTTCTCGCGCTGA
- a CDS encoding YciI family protein has product MTQFTLLAWDYTDDGALERRMGCREKHLEDLRELARQGHFISGGVILDDEGKMIGSNVHCRFESREALEAWLETEVYVTEKVWEHIDVREIKLFDPNA; this is encoded by the coding sequence ATGACACAATTTACGCTGCTGGCCTGGGACTACACCGATGATGGCGCACTCGAGCGCCGCATGGGCTGTCGAGAGAAGCATCTGGAGGATCTTCGCGAGCTTGCCCGACAGGGGCATTTCATCAGTGGCGGCGTCATCCTGGATGATGAAGGCAAAATGATTGGCTCCAATGTCCACTGCCGGTTTGAAAGCCGGGAAGCGCTGGAGGCCTGGCTCGAGACGGAGGTCTACGTCACCGAGAAGGTCTGGGAGCATATCGATGTTCGGGAGATCAAACTGTTCGACCCGAACGCCTGA
- the epmA gene encoding EF-P lysine aminoacylase EpmA, protein MSADDWRPGATLEVLRARAGLMRRIREFFDARDVLEVETPVLGHAGSSDVHLDSLSLGARTMNGDERLWLQTSPEYHMKRLLAAGSGPIFQLSRVFRDNEAGRRHNIEFTMLEWYRPGFELEALIQEVVTLIETVLDRSLPAVRLQPYRALFITHLSVDPLMDGPETLSALRALAAQHSGADTDDWSRDDCCDLLMSLVIEPLLGREGLDVVMDYPASQAALARRHIDHDGAMVAARFEVYLEGVELANGFDELTDADEQQARFEADNQARLALGKPLVEADQRLIAALRAGMPQGCGVALGVDRLVMLALGIDDIDRAMAFGTARC, encoded by the coding sequence ATGAGTGCTGATGACTGGCGTCCCGGCGCCACCCTGGAGGTCCTGCGCGCGCGCGCAGGTCTAATGCGCCGCATCCGCGAGTTTTTTGACGCGCGTGACGTGCTGGAAGTGGAAACCCCGGTGCTGGGCCATGCCGGCAGCAGTGACGTGCACTTGGATTCGCTCTCTCTCGGCGCCCGCACCATGAATGGTGATGAACGGCTCTGGTTGCAGACGTCGCCGGAATACCACATGAAGCGTCTGCTGGCGGCCGGCAGCGGCCCCATTTTTCAGCTGTCGCGGGTGTTTCGAGACAATGAAGCGGGGCGGCGTCACAACATCGAGTTCACGATGCTGGAGTGGTATCGTCCCGGCTTTGAACTGGAGGCGCTGATCCAGGAGGTGGTGACGCTGATCGAGACCGTGCTGGACAGATCCCTGCCAGCGGTACGCCTGCAACCCTATCGAGCACTGTTCATCACCCACCTGTCGGTGGACCCGCTAATGGATGGCCCGGAGACGCTGTCAGCGTTGCGTGCCCTGGCCGCTCAGCATTCAGGCGCTGACACGGATGATTGGTCGCGCGATGACTGCTGTGACCTTCTGATGTCGCTGGTCATCGAGCCACTTCTGGGGCGAGAGGGGCTTGATGTCGTGATGGATTATCCGGCTTCTCAGGCGGCGCTGGCGCGTCGACACATTGATCATGACGGTGCGATGGTGGCCGCGCGATTTGAGGTTTATCTGGAAGGTGTCGAGCTTGCCAACGGCTTTGATGAGCTGACCGATGCCGATGAGCAGCAGGCCCGCTTTGAGGCGGATAATCAGGCGCGTCTGGCACTGGGTAAACCTCTGGTCGAGGCAGATCAACGCCTGATTGCGGCACTGCGCGCCGGAATGCCACAGGGCTGCGGCGTGGCGCTGGGCGTCGACCGGTTGGTCATGCTGGCACTGGGTATTGATGATATCGATAGAGCCATGGCCTTTGGCACCGCCCGCTGCTGA
- a CDS encoding lytic murein transglycosylase: MQGCQAGASPSSPTSSAPQAASTNETSSDASAGTSSTVAEASTSSRDDQTPAERESFDQWVSEFRQKARAQGITSNTLNEALAGVRYQPRIIELDRSQPEFTRAIWEYLDSAVSSSRVDNGRQKLAEHRSAADQAQARYGVPGSVITAIWGIESNYGSNFGSFSTIDAFATLGYEGRRHAFAEEQLMAALRIIQEGDIDRDHMLGSWAGAMGHTQFIPTSFLAYAVDGDNDGRRDIWGSIPDVMASTANYLAKNGWQSGQPWGVEVTLPEGFDYTRTELSTRQSTQAWQAQGVRAVQGQSLPAFDQASIIAPAGAQGPAFMVGPNFRVIMRYNNATSYALAVALLSQRIDGGPGVQGDWPRGLKPLTRSQTREIQTLLNQKGFGTGTPDGIMGPNTREGLRAWQRSVGKTPDGFPSSSVLEALRQP; this comes from the coding sequence ATGCAGGGCTGTCAGGCCGGGGCTTCGCCGTCCTCGCCGACATCCTCCGCACCTCAGGCGGCGTCCACGAACGAGACTTCCAGTGACGCGAGCGCCGGGACGTCATCAACGGTGGCCGAGGCCAGTACTTCCAGCCGCGATGATCAGACGCCCGCCGAGCGGGAATCCTTTGATCAGTGGGTCAGCGAGTTTCGCCAAAAGGCGCGCGCGCAGGGCATTACGTCCAACACGCTGAATGAAGCGCTGGCAGGCGTGCGCTATCAGCCGCGCATTATCGAACTGGATCGCTCACAGCCAGAGTTTACCCGGGCGATCTGGGAGTATCTCGACAGCGCAGTATCCTCAAGCCGGGTTGATAACGGCCGCCAGAAGCTGGCCGAGCATCGCAGTGCCGCCGATCAGGCGCAGGCCCGCTATGGCGTGCCGGGCTCGGTCATTACGGCCATCTGGGGGATCGAAAGCAATTACGGCAGTAATTTTGGCAGCTTCTCGACCATTGATGCCTTTGCCACGCTCGGTTATGAGGGGCGCCGCCACGCCTTTGCCGAAGAGCAGTTAATGGCAGCACTACGCATCATTCAGGAAGGCGATATCGACCGCGACCATATGCTGGGGTCCTGGGCCGGGGCGATGGGACATACCCAGTTCATCCCTACCAGCTTCCTGGCCTATGCCGTGGATGGCGACAACGATGGCCGCCGCGATATCTGGGGCAGTATCCCGGATGTCATGGCGTCTACCGCCAACTATCTGGCCAAAAACGGCTGGCAGTCTGGTCAGCCCTGGGGGGTTGAGGTGACGTTGCCGGAGGGCTTTGACTACACCCGCACCGAGCTTTCCACACGTCAGTCTACTCAGGCCTGGCAGGCGCAGGGCGTTCGCGCGGTGCAGGGGCAATCCCTGCCGGCATTCGATCAGGCCTCCATTATTGCGCCGGCCGGCGCTCAGGGGCCCGCGTTCATGGTCGGGCCCAACTTCCGCGTCATCATGCGCTACAACAATGCCACCAGCTACGCGCTGGCTGTGGCGCTGCTGTCACAGCGCATCGACGGCGGCCCCGGCGTGCAGGGTGACTGGCCACGTGGTCTGAAACCGCTGACGCGCTCTCAGACCAGGGAGATACAGACACTTTTGAATCAGAAGGGGTTTGGCACCGGCACGCCGGACGGCATCATGGGGCCCAATACCCGGGAAGGGCTGCGGGCCTGGCAGCGCAGCGTCGGGAAAACGCCGGATGGCTTCCCCAGCAGCAGCGTGCTGGAAGCACTGCGCCAGCCATAA
- a CDS encoding DUF4385 domain-containing protein yields the protein MSTSKAALTGQPHQNDGEKPDCRRHPEHYRVGRGEQGVLTVEPYKGELLPHWRFKTPADAHASSQKLLEMFEDYRAHDDFVGMDMARKFIQMGHTRARRYANYPGGRKYDKNGEIRERDIDEEKAKSAAIFEKVWIKVREDEDYLKRKKAHQRAHG from the coding sequence ATGAGCACATCAAAGGCTGCCCTGACCGGCCAGCCACATCAGAATGATGGCGAGAAGCCGGACTGCCGCAGGCACCCGGAACATTATCGCGTAGGCCGCGGCGAGCAGGGCGTACTGACCGTTGAACCCTACAAGGGAGAGTTGCTGCCGCACTGGCGCTTCAAGACGCCGGCTGACGCTCATGCCTCATCGCAAAAGCTTCTGGAAATGTTTGAAGATTACCGCGCCCATGATGATTTTGTCGGCATGGATATGGCACGCAAGTTCATCCAGATGGGCCATACCCGCGCCCGGCGCTACGCCAACTATCCTGGCGGGCGCAAATACGATAAAAATGGCGAGATTCGCGAGCGTGACATTGACGAGGAAAAGGCCAAATCAGCGGCCATCTTTGAAAAGGTCTGGATAAAGGTTCGCGAAGACGAGGACTATCTGAAACGCAAAAAGGCCCATCAGCGCGCCCATGGTTGA
- a CDS encoding protealysin inhibitor emfourin: MSYQHTLGERARVRLAREGGVAYMPALAHPREIAFHDCSLSQRKKVCRLLDEAEQLKCPGDQAGQGDQRYFRIIIMPIGSDNDVITLHVPEHRAPESLVTLWKNGPCDD; this comes from the coding sequence GTGAGCTATCAACATACTCTGGGTGAGCGCGCACGCGTTCGCCTGGCGCGAGAGGGCGGCGTGGCCTATATGCCGGCGCTCGCTCATCCTCGCGAAATTGCCTTTCATGATTGTTCGCTGTCGCAGCGCAAGAAGGTCTGCAGGCTTCTGGATGAAGCCGAACAGCTGAAATGCCCGGGGGATCAGGCCGGGCAGGGTGATCAGCGCTACTTTCGCATCATTATCATGCCCATCGGCAGCGATAATGATGTGATCACCCTGCATGTTCCCGAGCATCGTGCCCCGGAGTCGCTGGTGACGCTGTGGAAAAACGGGCCCTGCGACGACTGA
- the efp gene encoding elongation factor P, which yields MASYSTNEFKGGLKVMLDGDPCNIVENELVKPGKGQAFNRVKLRNLMTGRTWERTFKSGESLEGADVLDIDMEYLYNDGEMWHFMRTDGSFEQFAADKKAVGDTSKWLKEQVVYTITLWNDNPISVTPPNFIELEVVETDPGLKGDTAQGGSKPATLTTGAVVRVPLFINQGETLKVDTRSGEYVSRA from the coding sequence ATGGCAAGCTATTCTACCAACGAATTCAAGGGCGGTCTGAAAGTGATGCTCGACGGCGATCCCTGCAACATCGTCGAAAACGAGCTCGTCAAACCCGGCAAGGGTCAGGCCTTCAACCGCGTCAAGCTGCGCAATCTGATGACCGGCCGCACTTGGGAGCGCACCTTCAAATCCGGCGAATCGCTGGAAGGTGCCGATGTGCTCGACATCGACATGGAGTATCTCTACAACGATGGCGAGATGTGGCACTTCATGAGAACCGACGGCTCCTTCGAGCAGTTTGCTGCCGACAAGAAGGCCGTGGGCGACACTTCCAAATGGCTCAAGGAGCAGGTGGTCTACACCATCACGCTCTGGAACGACAATCCCATCTCGGTCACGCCGCCCAATTTCATCGAACTGGAAGTGGTTGAAACCGACCCGGGCCTCAAGGGCGACACGGCCCAGGGCGGCTCCAAGCCGGCCACTCTGACCACCGGCGCCGTGGTACGTGTCCCGCTGTTCATCAACCAGGGCGAAACGCTCAAGGTCGATACCCGCAGCGGTGAGTACGTCAGCCGCGCATAA
- a CDS encoding M4 family metallopeptidase: MKATRNNPYGVIPPHLLNYLIENGNDRHRRCALNTLTLDSRFRARTERHTAPTDARRGARGEPLRYIFDAGNTMELPGQQVRREGQHSTGDEAVDEAYKDLGATYRFFWEVFERNAIDDQGGALLGTVHYGEDYQNAFWNGYQMVFGDGDGEIFLSFTKALDVVAHELTHGITEREAGLVYYNQSGALNESVSDVFGVMVAQYDAHQTVDEADWAIGRALLAPGINGTGLRSMSEPGTAYDDPLLGRDPQPAHMRDFVETNEDNGGVHINSGIPNRAFYLTAMALGGYSWERAGRVWYATLTDDRLANDAEFLDFARLTLDNAETLFDGSEVRDAVRDGWLGVGVEL, encoded by the coding sequence ATGAAGGCGACGCGCAACAATCCCTATGGGGTCATCCCTCCTCATCTTCTCAATTACCTGATTGAAAACGGTAACGACCGCCATCGCCGTTGCGCGTTGAACACCCTGACGCTCGATTCGCGTTTCAGGGCCCGCACCGAGCGCCACACGGCGCCTACCGATGCGCGTCGTGGGGCAAGAGGGGAACCGCTGCGCTACATCTTCGATGCGGGTAATACCATGGAGCTGCCGGGGCAGCAGGTCCGACGTGAAGGCCAGCACAGCACCGGGGACGAGGCCGTGGATGAGGCCTACAAGGACCTTGGCGCCACCTACCGTTTTTTCTGGGAAGTGTTTGAGCGCAACGCCATCGATGATCAGGGCGGTGCGCTGCTGGGCACCGTGCATTATGGCGAGGACTATCAGAACGCCTTCTGGAACGGTTATCAGATGGTTTTTGGCGATGGTGATGGCGAAATCTTTCTCTCCTTTACAAAAGCGCTCGATGTGGTGGCCCATGAACTGACCCACGGCATTACCGAGCGTGAAGCCGGGCTTGTGTATTACAACCAGTCAGGCGCGCTGAACGAATCCGTCTCCGATGTCTTTGGCGTGATGGTGGCTCAGTATGACGCCCACCAGACGGTCGATGAGGCTGACTGGGCGATCGGGCGCGCACTGCTGGCGCCCGGGATCAATGGAACAGGGCTCCGCTCGATGTCCGAACCGGGCACGGCCTATGATGACCCTCTGCTGGGGCGTGATCCACAGCCGGCGCACATGCGCGATTTCGTGGAAACCAATGAGGACAATGGCGGCGTTCACATCAACTCGGGTATTCCCAATCGGGCTTTTTACCTGACGGCCATGGCGCTGGGCGGTTACAGCTGGGAGCGCGCCGGACGGGTCTGGTATGCCACGCTTACGGATGATCGCCTGGCCAACGATGCTGAATTTCTGGACTTTGCCCGCCTGACACTGGATAACGCCGAGACATTGTTTGATGGCAGCGAGGTGCGTGATGCTGTCCGTGATGGTTGGCTGGGCGTAGGAGTCGAGTTGTGA
- a CDS encoding HD domain-containing phosphohydrolase has translation MFPDSNLNASKARHLDIGAPDQIVETFADLIKSDARLTIRFEDLDVQYPVTLALLDRDLHQCVLRASALRDLDSLLTQRLPFYFDIQYSSMTMTSAMMRPLKISGQGDWIDIRAALPVSLKLTRQRNLFRATLERGMKVNMLMTAQRGGNEVEGRLVDLSIGGCLIAVSVNDAINFQIGMPLHQLRAVFPNSEVFDASGCVRHMRCSDDNSDVLVGIVFDASLADFERKVWFYVREIEREAVRLDAPVERAVAPSRLFNEGSAALEMEPVASPQEEALVSLPLFDNVKSIARALGVQLINLQAGMSLETAVLCEQARMLLSLLQEDRQALLYALACVEPHSTPLVCHGLSVAARLADLESGDRTTEQIVQMMACAMVHDFGKILLPENVRLHQGSMDHSMLSHLHAHVELLRFRIERDGVSSDMRRDVLLSINERLDGSGYPRALKGHSLNRLARMAAVVDAVDAMSRPRSDRPAWLALDIYRHIFNAGSQFDTASVNRYVKRYGFTPIGSLVTFSSGFQAWVMRLDARGQPSRVRVVRELTHDKRMNQMLEGEELVQLGSLEGCVGRHDSAMTPW, from the coding sequence ATGTTTCCAGATTCCAATCTCAATGCAAGCAAGGCGCGCCATCTGGACATCGGCGCGCCGGATCAGATCGTTGAAACCTTTGCCGACCTGATCAAGAGCGATGCTCGGCTCACGATTCGTTTTGAAGACCTTGATGTTCAGTATCCCGTGACGCTGGCCCTTTTGGACCGTGATCTGCACCAGTGTGTGCTCAGAGCCAGTGCCCTCAGGGACCTCGATTCGCTGCTGACCCAGCGTCTTCCCTTCTATTTTGATATCCAGTACAGCTCGATGACGATGACCAGCGCCATGATGCGTCCGCTCAAGATCAGCGGGCAGGGCGACTGGATCGATATTCGTGCGGCGCTGCCCGTATCGCTCAAGCTGACCCGCCAGCGCAATCTGTTTCGGGCCACGCTCGAACGCGGCATGAAGGTCAACATGCTCATGACCGCGCAGCGAGGGGGCAACGAGGTAGAGGGACGGCTGGTGGATCTCTCTATTGGCGGTTGTCTGATTGCGGTGTCGGTCAATGACGCGATCAATTTTCAGATCGGTATGCCGCTGCATCAGCTGCGGGCGGTCTTTCCCAATTCCGAGGTCTTTGACGCGAGCGGCTGCGTGCGTCACATGCGCTGCAGCGATGACAATAGCGATGTGCTGGTCGGCATTGTCTTTGATGCCAGCCTGGCCGATTTTGAGCGCAAGGTATGGTTTTATGTGCGCGAAATCGAGCGCGAGGCCGTGCGTCTGGATGCCCCGGTAGAGCGGGCAGTGGCCCCTTCAAGGCTTTTTAACGAAGGCAGTGCCGCCCTTGAGATGGAGCCTGTCGCTTCTCCTCAGGAAGAGGCGCTGGTGTCACTGCCCCTGTTTGATAACGTCAAGAGCATTGCCCGCGCGCTGGGCGTTCAATTGATCAATCTGCAGGCCGGCATGAGTCTGGAAACAGCGGTGCTTTGCGAGCAGGCGCGCATGCTGCTGTCGCTGTTGCAGGAAGATCGTCAGGCGCTTTTGTATGCACTGGCCTGTGTCGAGCCTCACTCCACGCCGCTGGTCTGTCATGGATTATCGGTGGCCGCGCGCCTGGCCGATCTGGAAAGTGGTGATCGCACCACGGAGCAGATCGTGCAGATGATGGCCTGTGCGATGGTGCATGACTTCGGCAAGATCCTGCTCCCCGAAAACGTGCGGCTGCATCAGGGCAGCATGGACCATTCGATGCTGTCGCATCTGCACGCCCACGTGGAACTGCTGCGCTTTCGCATCGAAAGAGACGGGGTTTCCTCCGACATGCGCCGTGATGTACTGCTGAGTATCAACGAGCGACTCGATGGCAGTGGCTATCCACGCGCCCTGAAAGGGCACTCGCTGAATCGTCTGGCACGCATGGCCGCGGTGGTAGACGCCGTGGATGCCATGAGTCGGCCACGTTCGGATCGACCCGCCTGGCTGGCGCTGGACATCTATCGCCACATCTTCAACGCCGGTAGCCAGTTTGATACTGCCAGCGTCAATCGTTACGTCAAACGCTATGGATTTACCCCGATCGGTTCTCTGGTGACCTTTTCCAGCGGCTTTCAGGCCTGGGTCATGCGTCTTGATGCCAGAGGGCAGCCATCGCGAGTGCGGGTGGTACGTGAACTGACGCATGACAAGCGCATGAATCAGATGCTTGAAGGGGAGGAGCTGGTACAGCTGGGGTCGCTTGAAGGCTGTGTCGGACGTCATGACAGCGCCATGACGCCCTGGTAA